One Chryseobacterium indoltheticum DNA segment encodes these proteins:
- a CDS encoding beta-ketoacyl-ACP synthase III yields the protein MYDVFITKASTYLPNEPVSNEEMESYLGLVNNTPSKARALILRNNKIKTRYYALDKNGNATHTNAQITAKAVEGLFDEKFNRADMQLLSCGTSSADQIQPSHSSMVHGELNIGKSIEVNTATGLCNSGMNALNYGFLNVKAGIKDNAVCVGSERMSAWMTADKFNHEAENLKLLEERPIVAFKREFLRWMLSDGAGAFLLENKPRENETSLKIEWIDFYSYAHEIEACMYSGCEKQEDGSLKSWAEYPAEEWLNQSIFALKQDTKLLDKYILVKGAESLRASFTKHDLDPDSIDHVLAHISSGYFKEGLKEEFAKVGLDFPWEKWFYNLSEVGNIGAGSIFIAVEQLMNSGKLKKGERIMLCIPESGRFAYSCALLTVC from the coding sequence ATGTACGACGTATTTATAACAAAAGCTTCAACATACTTGCCAAATGAGCCGGTTTCTAATGAAGAAATGGAGAGCTATCTTGGCTTGGTAAATAATACACCTTCAAAAGCGAGAGCTTTAATTCTAAGGAACAATAAAATCAAAACAAGATATTATGCTTTAGATAAAAACGGAAATGCTACGCATACCAATGCACAGATTACGGCAAAAGCTGTGGAAGGTCTTTTTGATGAAAAATTCAATAGAGCAGATATGCAGTTGCTCTCTTGTGGAACGTCTTCTGCAGATCAGATTCAGCCGTCGCACTCGTCTATGGTACACGGTGAGCTAAACATCGGAAAATCTATCGAAGTAAATACCGCTACCGGACTTTGCAACTCGGGAATGAATGCCTTAAACTATGGTTTTCTGAATGTAAAAGCCGGAATTAAAGATAACGCAGTCTGTGTAGGTTCTGAAAGAATGTCTGCATGGATGACCGCCGATAAATTTAATCATGAAGCTGAAAACTTAAAACTTCTGGAAGAAAGACCGATCGTCGCTTTCAAAAGAGAATTTTTGAGATGGATGCTTTCCGACGGAGCCGGTGCATTTTTATTGGAAAACAAACCAAGAGAAAACGAAACTTCTTTGAAAATAGAATGGATCGATTTCTATTCGTATGCTCACGAGATCGAAGCGTGTATGTATTCAGGTTGTGAAAAACAGGAAGACGGAAGCTTAAAATCCTGGGCAGAATATCCTGCTGAAGAATGGCTGAACCAATCTATTTTTGCTTTAAAACAGGATACAAAACTTTTAGATAAATATATTTTGGTGAAAGGTGCAGAAAGTTTACGGGCATCATTTACCAAACACGATCTTGACCCAGATTCTATCGATCACGTTTTAGCACACATTTCTTCTGGCTATTTTAAAGAAGGATTAAAAGAAGAATTTGCCAAAGTAGGACTCGATTTCCCATGGGAAAAATGGTTTTACAATCTTTCGGAAGTTGGAAACATCGGAGCCGGATCTATTTTTATTGCAGTTGAACAGCTAATGAATTCCGGTAAACTCAAAAAAGGAGAAAGAATCATGCTTTGCATTCCGGAAAGTGGAAGATTTGCTTATTCTTGTGCTTTATTAACGGTTTGCTAA
- a CDS encoding ABC transporter permease, with protein sequence MELKEENLINIHHFLPHRNPMLMADYILELTPEKVVTSFEITPDNIFVHNNQFVEAGLIEHSAQTSSSILGQSFFENPESNTKVIGFITNIKKIEVFGLPQVGDKIISKASLISKYENICNIFCETFLDDQLLIRTQISLFIQEIES encoded by the coding sequence ATGGAATTAAAAGAAGAAAACCTCATCAATATTCATCATTTTTTGCCTCATCGCAATCCGATGTTAATGGCAGATTATATTCTGGAACTCACTCCGGAAAAAGTGGTGACTTCTTTTGAAATTACTCCAGACAATATTTTTGTACACAACAATCAGTTTGTAGAAGCTGGATTAATTGAACATTCAGCACAAACTTCATCTTCGATTCTCGGACAAAGCTTTTTTGAAAATCCGGAATCAAATACTAAAGTAATTGGCTTTATTACCAACATCAAAAAAATTGAGGTTTTCGGGTTGCCGCAAGTTGGTGATAAGATTATTTCTAAAGCCTCATTGATCTCGAAATACGAAAATATCTGTAATATCTTTTGTGAAACTTTTCTGGATGATCAACTGCTGATTCGTACACAGATTAGTTTGTTTATTCAGGAAATAGAATCATAG
- a CDS encoding M16 family metallopeptidase: MKKIFISLSLFVMFHAAAQKFETQKQTDAQGYSFETVKNDQSGVRVYTLKNGLKVYLAKNDDAPRIQTYIPVRTGSNNDPGDNTGLAHYLEHMVFKGTSHLGTQDWAKEKAILKQISDLYEQHKAEKDPEKKKALYKKIDEVSQEASKFAIANEYDKAISSLGATGTNAHTWLDETVYKNNIPANELEKWLKVEKERFSELVLRLFHTELEAVYEEFNRAQDNDGRLVNYALMDALFPKHPNGQQTTIGTSEHLKSPSMEAIHKYFDTYYVPNNMAVVLVGDLDFDKTIKLVDQYFGSFKYKELPMKKMVSEEPMTSVVSRTVKSPSTPRMTIAWRTDSNGTKEARLATMVGEILSNNGDAGLIDLNINQKQATLGAGAYANPLKTYGSFNMYVTPKEGQSFDDAKKLLFAQIDLIKKGEFPEWMLKAIINDMRVQRMKGWETADGLATTLYGTYIGERTWEQELDEINQFEKITKADIVKFANDFFKDNYVVIYKEKGVNDKLVRVENPGITPIKLNRDAQSPFLKDILSTKVADIKPQFVDYKTAIATTQIKDKKVSFVNNKYNKVAQVSYIFPFGTDNDKELSLGVSVLQYLGTDKYTPEQLKEEFYKLGISNSFRTSNDQTFITLTGLEGNMKKGVELLNHWLKNVKADQEIYNQTVKTILESRTVAKKDKTRIMAALSNYAKYGKDSRMTDIISKERLQNINVTELMSKIKTLNNYPYEVFIYGESQKDLEKAVKPFITNATLQPAKAKIYAEPATGGTVYFANYDMVQMEMAKIAKGSEVNINDFGKANVFNEYFGRGLSSIVFQEIRESKSLAYSAYVSYATANEKDHPNYVTNYIGTQSNKLPLAVTAMNELMADFPQIPAQFENSKGSALKQIASNRINRINIFYNQLALKKLGVDYDIRKDIYAEIQSLTLPQLTGFYNTEIKPLKYNTAIIGKRENLKMDSINKMGEFKEVTLEEIFGY, from the coding sequence ATGAAGAAAATTTTTATTTCTCTTTCTCTTTTTGTGATGTTTCACGCAGCCGCACAAAAATTTGAAACACAGAAACAAACGGATGCTCAGGGTTACAGTTTCGAAACTGTGAAAAATGACCAGTCTGGAGTAAGGGTTTATACTTTGAAAAACGGTTTAAAAGTATATCTTGCTAAAAATGACGACGCACCGAGAATTCAGACATATATTCCGGTAAGAACAGGTTCTAATAATGATCCTGGTGACAATACCGGTCTTGCTCATTATTTGGAGCACATGGTTTTCAAAGGAACTTCCCATTTGGGAACTCAGGATTGGGCAAAAGAAAAAGCTATTTTAAAGCAGATTTCTGATCTTTACGAACAGCATAAAGCCGAAAAAGACCCTGAAAAGAAAAAAGCACTTTATAAAAAAATTGATGAGGTTTCTCAGGAAGCATCAAAATTCGCAATTGCAAACGAATATGACAAAGCAATTTCATCTTTGGGAGCAACAGGAACCAACGCTCATACTTGGTTGGATGAAACTGTCTACAAAAATAACATCCCTGCAAACGAACTTGAAAAATGGCTAAAAGTTGAAAAAGAACGTTTCTCGGAATTGGTTTTAAGGCTTTTCCATACAGAATTAGAGGCGGTTTACGAAGAATTTAACAGAGCGCAGGATAACGACGGACGTTTGGTAAATTATGCATTAATGGATGCTCTTTTTCCAAAACATCCAAACGGACAGCAAACGACGATCGGAACTTCAGAGCATTTGAAGAGCCCTTCAATGGAAGCTATTCACAAATATTTTGACACGTATTATGTGCCTAATAATATGGCAGTAGTTTTGGTTGGAGATCTTGATTTCGACAAAACTATAAAATTAGTTGATCAGTATTTCGGTTCATTCAAATATAAAGAATTACCAATGAAGAAAATGGTTTCGGAAGAACCAATGACTTCTGTTGTAAGCAGAACTGTAAAAAGCCCATCTACACCAAGAATGACAATTGCCTGGAGAACCGATTCTAACGGCACTAAAGAGGCAAGATTGGCAACGATGGTAGGTGAGATTTTAAGTAACAACGGTGATGCCGGTTTAATTGACCTTAATATTAACCAAAAGCAAGCAACTTTAGGAGCGGGAGCTTATGCAAATCCTTTAAAAACATACGGTTCCTTTAACATGTATGTTACTCCGAAAGAGGGGCAGAGTTTTGATGATGCCAAAAAACTGCTTTTTGCTCAGATTGATTTAATTAAAAAAGGGGAGTTTCCTGAATGGATGTTGAAAGCTATCATAAACGATATGAGAGTTCAGCGTATGAAAGGTTGGGAAACTGCAGATGGTTTGGCAACAACGCTTTACGGCACTTATATTGGTGAAAGAACTTGGGAACAAGAACTTGACGAAATCAACCAGTTTGAAAAAATTACAAAAGCTGACATTGTAAAATTTGCAAATGATTTCTTTAAAGATAATTATGTTGTGATCTACAAAGAGAAAGGGGTGAATGATAAACTGGTTCGTGTAGAAAATCCGGGCATTACACCAATTAAATTGAACAGAGACGCGCAGTCACCTTTCCTTAAAGATATTTTAAGTACAAAAGTTGCAGACATCAAACCTCAGTTTGTAGATTATAAAACTGCAATTGCAACGACTCAGATCAAAGATAAGAAAGTAAGTTTTGTAAATAACAAATACAATAAAGTTGCTCAGGTAAGTTATATTTTTCCTTTCGGAACAGATAATGACAAAGAACTTTCTTTGGGTGTAAGTGTTTTACAATATTTAGGAACCGATAAATATACTCCGGAGCAGTTGAAAGAAGAATTCTACAAATTAGGAATCTCAAACAGCTTTAGAACTTCAAATGACCAGACTTTTATAACATTGACCGGTCTTGAAGGAAATATGAAAAAAGGAGTAGAATTGTTGAATCACTGGCTGAAAAATGTAAAAGCAGATCAGGAAATCTACAATCAGACCGTAAAAACAATTCTTGAATCTAGAACTGTTGCCAAAAAAGACAAAACAAGAATTATGGCAGCACTTTCCAACTATGCTAAGTACGGGAAAGATTCCAGAATGACCGATATTATTTCTAAAGAACGTCTTCAAAACATCAATGTAACCGAATTGATGTCGAAAATCAAGACTTTAAATAATTATCCTTACGAAGTATTCATTTACGGAGAAAGCCAGAAAGATCTTGAGAAAGCGGTAAAACCATTTATTACCAATGCAACTTTACAGCCTGCAAAAGCTAAAATATACGCAGAGCCGGCAACTGGAGGAACTGTTTATTTTGCCAACTACGATATGGTACAAATGGAAATGGCCAAAATAGCGAAAGGTAGCGAGGTAAATATCAATGACTTTGGTAAGGCTAATGTTTTCAACGAATATTTTGGTAGAGGTTTGTCTTCAATCGTATTCCAGGAAATTAGAGAAAGTAAGTCTTTGGCATACTCTGCTTACGTTTCTTATGCTACAGCGAACGAAAAAGACCATCCGAACTATGTAACCAATTATATCGGGACGCAGTCTAATAAATTGCCTTTAGCGGTAACTGCAATGAATGAGTTGATGGCCGATTTTCCTCAGATTCCGGCTCAGTTTGAGAACTCTAAAGGTTCGGCTTTAAAGCAAATTGCGTCAAACAGAATCAACAGAATCAATATTTTCTACAATCAATTGGCTCTTAAAAAATTGGGCGTTGATTATGATATCAGAAAAGATATTTATGCTGAAATTCAATCGTTGACTTTACCTCAATTAACAGGTTTCTATAACACAGAAATTAAGCCATTGAAGTATAACACAGCCATTATCGGGAAAAGAGAAAACCTGAAAATGGATTCTATTAACAAAATGGGAGAATTTAAAGAAGTGACTTTAGAAGAAATCTTTGGATATTAA
- a CDS encoding BtrH N-terminal domain-containing protein — translation MKINFEHHQTAHCENGVASNLLLNRGLKLSEPMIFGVGSGLFFVYLPFLKVNFAPGFSYRPMPGAIFSKAAKRLGIKIKRQKFSNPQEAQKALEKNLEQNIPTGLQVGVFNLTYFPEEYKFHFNAHNLVVYGKENGKFLISDPVMDFATTLSEAELEKVRYAKGALAPKGHMYFPTHIPEKVNLEEAIKKGIKDTCKNMLAPVPIIGVKAMRWVAKSIPKWAEKKGTKVTNHYLGQLIRMQEEIGTGGGGFRFIYGAFLQEASVILKNDELKELSKEITAIGDLWRDFAVDIARVYKNRNSKSDIYNKLSKSMLHIADLEEAFYKKLRKAI, via the coding sequence ATGAAAATCAATTTTGAACACCATCAGACTGCTCATTGCGAAAACGGTGTTGCCTCCAATCTACTTCTCAACAGAGGTCTAAAACTCAGCGAACCGATGATTTTCGGAGTCGGCTCGGGATTATTTTTCGTGTATTTACCTTTCTTAAAAGTTAATTTTGCGCCAGGTTTTAGCTACCGTCCGATGCCGGGTGCTATTTTCAGCAAAGCGGCAAAAAGATTGGGAATTAAAATAAAAAGACAAAAATTCTCAAATCCTCAGGAAGCTCAAAAAGCTTTAGAGAAAAATTTAGAACAAAATATACCGACAGGTTTACAGGTTGGCGTTTTCAACCTTACTTATTTTCCTGAAGAATATAAATTCCATTTCAATGCTCACAATCTTGTAGTTTACGGAAAAGAAAACGGTAAATTCCTTATCAGCGATCCTGTAATGGATTTCGCAACGACTTTATCTGAAGCAGAGCTTGAAAAAGTACGTTATGCAAAAGGCGCACTTGCACCAAAAGGTCATATGTATTTCCCGACACACATTCCTGAAAAGGTAAATTTGGAAGAAGCTATTAAAAAAGGAATTAAAGATACCTGTAAAAATATGCTTGCTCCCGTTCCGATTATTGGCGTAAAAGCAATGCGTTGGGTAGCAAAAAGCATCCCGAAATGGGCAGAGAAAAAAGGCACGAAAGTAACCAACCATTACTTAGGACAATTAATCAGAATGCAGGAAGAAATAGGAACCGGAGGTGGCGGATTCAGGTTTATTTACGGAGCATTTTTGCAGGAAGCATCTGTAATTCTAAAAAATGATGAGCTCAAAGAATTATCTAAAGAAATTACCGCAATCGGTGACCTTTGGAGAGATTTTGCCGTAGATATTGCCCGCGTTTACAAAAACAGAAATTCTAAAAGTGATATTTACAATAAGCTTTCAAAATCGATGCTGCATATTGCCGATTTGGAAGAAGCATTTTATAAAAAATTGAGAAAAGCGATTTAA
- a CDS encoding ABC transporter ATP-binding protein, with amino-acid sequence MSNFIIEIKNLYKKYKNSEDFSVNDISLNIDKNEIYGILGPNGAGKTTLISMLSGLIKPTSGSFTINGLSPKKDSSKIKQIIGVVPQEYALYPTLTAKENLLFFGSLYGLKHKTLHKEIDEALELMGLTKFANKKVDQFSGGMKRRCNLIAGTLHNPKVLFLDEPTVGVDVQSKKAIIDYLLDLNKKGTCIIYTSHHLSEAEEFCTKIAIIDHGKIHATGTPQELVERVANAENLEDVFISLTGKELRDVV; translated from the coding sequence ATGTCGAATTTCATCATCGAAATAAAAAATCTTTACAAGAAATACAAAAATTCGGAAGACTTTTCGGTTAATGATATTTCTTTGAACATCGATAAAAACGAAATCTACGGAATTCTCGGTCCAAACGGTGCGGGGAAAACAACGTTAATTTCTATGCTTTCAGGTTTGATTAAGCCAACCTCAGGAAGTTTTACAATCAACGGATTGTCGCCTAAAAAAGACAGTTCAAAAATCAAACAAATCATTGGCGTTGTTCCTCAGGAATATGCGCTCTACCCTACTTTGACAGCAAAAGAAAACTTGTTGTTTTTCGGAAGCTTGTATGGCTTAAAACATAAAACCCTTCATAAAGAAATCGATGAAGCATTAGAATTGATGGGCTTAACGAAATTTGCCAATAAAAAAGTCGACCAGTTTTCGGGCGGTATGAAACGTCGTTGCAATCTGATTGCCGGAACGCTTCACAATCCTAAAGTTCTGTTTCTGGACGAGCCGACCGTTGGTGTGGATGTTCAATCGAAAAAAGCAATCATTGATTATCTTTTGGATTTAAATAAAAAAGGCACGTGCATTATTTATACTTCGCATCATCTTTCGGAAGCGGAGGAATTCTGTACAAAAATTGCCATCATCGATCACGGGAAAATCCATGCGACAGGAACACCGCAAGAATTGGTGGAAAGAGTTGCGAATGCTGAAAACCTTGAAGACGTTTTCATTTCATTAACGGGAAAAGAATTGAGAGATGTTGTATAA
- a CDS encoding ABC transporter permease: protein MLYKLWRSFIKEIQLLKRDSGGIVIIFLMPLLLIITITLIQDSTFKNLEGSKIPIIFIDNDKSEVSKVIKKELETSKTFELVTDYNEKSAEKAVFTGDYQMAIVIPENLTKDLNSNIDSKVQTVVSSFGLEPDSTVTKAVASKAKDIHLYFDPATNAGFKNSVMNAINKMVFEIENKKIYKAFQEQLGTTEDLENKSLITFKEITPNKGKEELMPNSVQHNVPAWALFAIFFIVVPLSINLVKEKSQGTSVRVRVSPTPYYIHILGKTFTYLIICIIQFLLMVAVGIWLFPLMDLPQFDVSGKMLHLLIVTLFAGLAAIGFGVLIGTVSDTQEQSAPFGATSVVVLAAVGGIWVPVFLMPEFMQKIAQFSPMNWGLNAYYDIILRNSGILEIAKELIFLFLFYIAMVTISLLYERKQNAV, encoded by the coding sequence ATGTTGTATAAATTGTGGAGAAGTTTCATCAAAGAAATTCAGTTGCTGAAAAGAGATTCGGGCGGAATTGTCATTATATTTTTAATGCCTTTATTGCTGATTATTACAATTACCTTAATTCAGGATTCAACATTCAAAAATCTGGAAGGCTCAAAAATCCCGATTATTTTTATTGACAACGATAAATCTGAAGTTTCCAAAGTCATCAAAAAAGAACTGGAAACCAGCAAAACATTTGAACTTGTTACAGATTACAACGAAAAATCGGCGGAGAAAGCTGTTTTCACAGGTGATTATCAAATGGCCATCGTTATTCCTGAAAACTTAACGAAAGATTTAAATTCAAATATCGATTCTAAAGTTCAGACCGTCGTTAGCTCGTTTGGCTTAGAGCCTGATTCGACAGTGACAAAAGCCGTTGCCTCAAAAGCGAAAGACATTCATCTTTATTTTGACCCCGCAACCAACGCTGGTTTCAAAAATTCGGTGATGAATGCCATTAATAAAATGGTTTTTGAAATTGAGAATAAAAAAATATACAAAGCCTTTCAGGAACAGTTGGGAACAACGGAAGACCTCGAAAATAAAAGTTTAATTACTTTTAAAGAAATCACTCCGAACAAAGGCAAAGAAGAATTGATGCCAAATTCAGTGCAGCATAACGTTCCGGCTTGGGCGTTGTTCGCGATTTTCTTTATTGTAGTGCCATTGTCCATTAATTTGGTCAAAGAAAAAAGTCAGGGTACGAGCGTGAGAGTTCGAGTAAGCCCGACACCATATTACATTCATATTTTAGGAAAAACGTTTACGTATCTCATTATTTGTATCATCCAGTTTTTACTGATGGTTGCAGTAGGAATCTGGCTATTCCCATTGATGGATTTGCCTCAGTTCGATGTTTCAGGAAAGATGCTGCACCTTCTTATTGTTACATTATTTGCAGGCTTGGCAGCGATCGGATTTGGGGTATTGATTGGAACGGTTTCTGATACACAAGAGCAGTCGGCACCGTTTGGGGCTACTTCGGTGGTGGTTTTGGCAGCGGTTGGCGGAATTTGGGTTCCGGTTTTCCTGATGCCAGAATTTATGCAGAAAATTGCGCAGTTTTCCCCGATGAATTGGGGCTTAAATGCGTATTACGATATTATTTTAAGAAACAGCGGCATTCTCGAAATTGCTAAAGAACTGATTTTCTTATTTTTATTTTACATTGCGATGGTAACCATCTCTTTACTTTACGAAAGAAAACAAAATGCAGTCTAA
- a CDS encoding acyl-CoA thioesterase, with product MQSKDLTCTEEVRVRFNETDPLGIVWHGHYIVYFEDGREAFGRQHGLTYLDIQKAGFTTPIVKSTCEHFLPLKYGETFNIVTTFVNSISAKLIYKYEIFNQENKLVCSGETIQVFLDSDNNLCLYNPEFFQTWKDKMGL from the coding sequence ATGCAGTCTAAAGATTTAACTTGTACTGAAGAAGTACGCGTACGTTTCAATGAGACAGATCCCCTGGGAATCGTCTGGCACGGGCATTACATTGTCTATTTTGAAGACGGAAGAGAAGCTTTCGGAAGACAGCACGGTTTAACCTATCTCGACATTCAGAAAGCCGGATTTACAACACCGATTGTAAAAAGCACTTGTGAGCATTTTCTTCCATTAAAATATGGTGAAACATTCAATATTGTAACAACTTTCGTCAATTCTATTTCAGCGAAATTGATTTATAAATACGAGATTTTCAATCAGGAAAACAAATTGGTTTGCAGCGGAGAAACCATTCAGGTTTTCTTGGATTCCGACAATAATTTGTGTCTGTACAATCCTGAGTTTTTTCAAACCTGGAAAGATAAAATGGGATTATAG